Proteins found in one Nitratiruptor sp. SB155-2 genomic segment:
- a CDS encoding methyl-accepting chemotaxis protein produces the protein MDKKELKNNGDKNKCQEELQTCQKELKERIKHEKIIWYDSGIKLGIGLFDAALVKTGIFRFKNRFNIFQESFDKITKTSKESLKTTDIIMESIHEIEKTQNETNSYIEEGESILNKTNADILDSVKAMDNLTKTTEELKRKISGIDHVLNVILEITEQTNLLALNAAIEAARAGEVGRGFAVVADEVRKLAEKTSKSAGEIREVTVSVMDEMDNTLQVVNNAKSIVEDSAEGASDVLKSFSKIKKESNKVTDLIFNQIEFTKKQKENIYTFSDEINKLNNELKEVQKLANATGLNILAATDQLSEGFENCAQVDPYDAATKILAAIKDHSIYIVDTAKLAEGYEDVKLTDYTSCRFGKWFYSNDSFNDIKKYGPEVIAMFEDLEEDHKKVHNIAHEIQRLTKENKKDDVFQSFNELAEVSGELVKKLSKLYTIIVSLEKEKLASQ, from the coding sequence ATGGATAAAAAAGAGTTAAAAAACAATGGTGATAAAAACAAATGCCAAGAAGAACTTCAAACATGTCAAAAGGAACTTAAAGAGAGAATTAAACATGAGAAAATAATATGGTATGACAGTGGAATAAAATTAGGAATCGGTCTTTTTGATGCTGCGCTTGTAAAAACAGGAATTTTTAGATTTAAAAACAGATTCAATATTTTTCAAGAGTCTTTTGATAAAATCACCAAAACAAGCAAAGAAAGCCTAAAAACGACAGATATTATCATGGAAAGTATTCATGAAATAGAAAAAACACAAAATGAAACAAATAGTTATATTGAGGAAGGTGAGTCAATTCTCAATAAAACCAATGCAGACATTTTAGATTCTGTTAAAGCAATGGATAATTTAACAAAAACAACTGAAGAACTTAAACGAAAAATTAGTGGAATCGATCATGTTCTCAACGTTATTCTTGAAATCACCGAACAGACAAACTTATTGGCACTTAATGCTGCAATTGAAGCGGCACGTGCTGGAGAAGTTGGACGAGGATTTGCTGTCGTTGCCGATGAAGTTCGAAAACTGGCTGAAAAAACAAGTAAAAGTGCTGGTGAAATTCGAGAAGTGACTGTCTCAGTGATGGATGAAATGGATAACACATTACAAGTCGTCAATAATGCAAAATCAATTGTTGAAGATAGTGCAGAAGGCGCTAGTGACGTATTGAAGTCCTTTTCAAAAATAAAAAAAGAGAGTAATAAAGTTACTGACTTAATCTTCAATCAAATCGAATTTACAAAAAAACAAAAAGAAAATATTTATACTTTTAGTGACGAGATAAACAAACTCAATAATGAATTGAAAGAAGTACAAAAACTTGCAAATGCTACAGGTCTCAATATTCTAGCTGCCACTGACCAACTAAGTGAGGGATTTGAAAATTGTGCTCAAGTAGACCCATATGATGCAGCTACTAAAATATTAGCAGCAATTAAAGACCATTCCATATATATTGTAGATACTGCAAAATTAGCAGAAGGATACGAAGATGTCAAACTTACCGATTATACTTCATGCCGTTTTGGAAAATGGTTCTATTCTAATGATTCTTTCAATGACATAAAAAAATATGGCCCAGAGGTCATAGCTATGTTTGAAGATTTGGAAGAAGATCATAAAAAAGTACACAATATTGCACACGAAATTCAAAGATTAACGAAAGAAAATAAAAAAGACGATGTATTTCAGAGTTTTAATGAACTTGCAGAAGTTTCAGGGGAATTGGTGAAAAAACTAAGTAAACTTTACACAATCATTGTGTCTTTAGAAAAAGAAAAATTAGCTTCTCAATAA
- a CDS encoding chemotaxis protein encodes MKKNDYMPKILETGANELEIIDFRMYEELEDGSIYEWVLGVNVAKVKEVIQRPDNIFKSPGSPSEVEGLAKIRDEVIPIVNLQKWMKIKAPQNKENKYVIVMEFLREIIGILVHEARRIRRIKWTDIKKPPSSIDEKLGGKVVGVIEIENGQLLLLLDFEGILDELGMIKVFHIEEEAAYNKTGQRYKILILDDSPVARRIIRNILEKDGHLVMEAQSGIEGLQILHELTEEAQREGKDITDKVQLIISDIEMPGMDGLTFTRKVKEDPILSKIPVVINTSLSDKATVDKTKFVNADAHLVKFDTKDLLHIVHEYAIKK; translated from the coding sequence ATGAAAAAGAATGATTATATGCCAAAAATACTTGAAACAGGTGCCAATGAACTAGAGATTATCGATTTTAGGATGTATGAAGAGCTTGAAGATGGCTCCATTTATGAATGGGTTCTTGGTGTAAATGTTGCAAAAGTAAAAGAGGTAATACAAAGACCTGATAATATTTTCAAATCTCCGGGTTCTCCTTCAGAAGTGGAGGGGCTTGCGAAAATTAGAGATGAAGTAATTCCTATTGTTAATTTACAAAAATGGATGAAAATTAAAGCTCCTCAAAACAAAGAGAACAAATATGTCATTGTCATGGAGTTTTTACGTGAAATTATTGGAATTTTGGTCCATGAAGCAAGACGAATACGACGAATTAAATGGACGGATATCAAAAAACCACCTTCAAGCATTGATGAAAAACTTGGCGGCAAGGTGGTTGGGGTTATAGAAATAGAAAATGGTCAACTTCTTTTATTACTTGACTTTGAAGGTATATTAGATGAACTTGGGATGATCAAAGTTTTTCATATCGAAGAAGAAGCGGCTTACAACAAAACAGGACAACGTTATAAAATTTTAATACTTGATGATAGTCCAGTTGCAAGAAGAATCATACGAAATATTTTGGAAAAAGATGGTCATTTGGTGATGGAAGCACAAAGTGGAATAGAAGGTTTGCAAATCTTGCACGAACTTACAGAAGAAGCCCAAAGAGAGGGCAAAGACATTACAGACAAAGTCCAACTCATCATAAGTGATATTGAAATGCCAGGAATGGATGGGTTAACTTTTACCAGAAAAGTAAAAGAAGATCCAATACTATCAAAAATTCCTGTCGTTATAAATACATCCCTTTCAGATAAAGCGACAGTTGATAAAACAAAATTTGTTAATGCAGATGCACATCTTGTAAAATTTGATACAAAAGATCTACTGCACATAGTACACGAATATGCGATAAAAAAATAG
- a CDS encoding methyl-accepting chemotaxis protein: protein MHYKYNKRGIQPKNLESPFNIDELFFSITDPKGIILTSNDVFVHVSKFSKEELIGKPHNIVRHPDMPRVIFKALWDTIKSKEPFIGYVKNMAKDGSYYWVLAAVYPILNENGEIEKFISIRLKPTSKYFKAIPDLYKELLEVEIKENVNKAYEVLLKKIRELGFESYNDYARRIFFEEVQSRENILNEKSVKKQICQIDIESILEENLEYIDQLCELQTVFYRINRYFNDIFGKVNIFLDLNSILEEKSNFIFSLAEDIRLLSLNASIESYKVKKEGVSFSTLSHEMRKNAENSERKVLEINTLIADANKDIQEIGFNILTLKLTIEMISYFIVEIIKNYSKKKIEESVKHETMSNINELFKLIDLYTNSLQNGMFKSKNMLRTIIYNLDELNVLVNRLDFIHINGMIESAHTEKEEGGFHIIFSQMLHLIERAKTEIINLENSLYDASEENVTIFNITNITIQKINKTKKRYFKF from the coding sequence ATGCACTATAAATATAATAAGAGAGGTATCCAACCAAAAAATTTAGAATCCCCTTTTAATATAGATGAACTCTTTTTTTCCATAACTGACCCAAAAGGGATTATCCTTACAAGCAATGATGTTTTCGTTCATGTTTCGAAATTTTCAAAAGAAGAACTTATTGGAAAACCACACAACATCGTTCGACACCCAGACATGCCTAGAGTAATCTTTAAGGCTCTTTGGGACACAATAAAATCCAAAGAACCGTTTATTGGCTATGTTAAAAATATGGCAAAAGATGGTTCATACTATTGGGTTCTCGCTGCTGTCTACCCTATTTTAAACGAAAATGGAGAGATCGAAAAATTTATCTCTATACGGTTAAAACCAACATCAAAATATTTTAAAGCCATCCCTGATTTATATAAAGAGCTACTAGAGGTTGAAATCAAAGAAAATGTGAATAAAGCATATGAAGTACTACTAAAAAAAATTCGAGAGCTAGGCTTTGAATCTTATAACGATTATGCAAGAAGAATTTTTTTTGAAGAAGTACAAAGCAGAGAAAATATTCTCAATGAAAAAAGTGTAAAAAAACAAATTTGCCAAATCGATATCGAAAGTATTTTAGAAGAAAATTTAGAATACATTGATCAACTTTGTGAACTGCAAACGGTTTTTTATAGAATAAACCGTTATTTCAATGATATATTTGGGAAAGTAAACATTTTTCTTGATCTAAATAGCATATTAGAAGAAAAATCCAATTTTATTTTTTCATTAGCTGAAGATATTAGATTGCTCTCTCTTAATGCCTCCATAGAAAGTTATAAGGTTAAAAAAGAAGGAGTTTCATTTTCTACTCTATCACATGAGATGAGAAAAAATGCTGAAAATAGTGAGAGAAAAGTTTTAGAAATCAATACACTTATTGCGGATGCAAATAAAGATATTCAAGAAATCGGTTTCAATATTCTAACATTAAAACTTACTATTGAGATGATTTCGTATTTTATTGTAGAAATTATTAAAAACTATTCCAAAAAGAAAATTGAAGAATCAGTCAAGCATGAGACAATGTCAAATATTAACGAGCTTTTTAAACTAATTGATCTTTACACCAATAGTTTACAAAATGGTATGTTTAAATCTAAAAACATGCTACGTACAATTATTTATAACCTGGATGAACTCAATGTTTTAGTAAACAGACTCGATTTTATACATATCAACGGTATGATCGAGTCGGCCCATACTGAAAAAGAAGAAGGAGGGTTTCACATCATTTTTTCACAAATGCTTCATCTTATAGAGCGTGCAAAAACAGAAATTATCAATCTTGAGAACTCACTATATGATGCATCGGAAGAAAATGTCACCATCTTTAACATAACAAATATCACTATTCAAAAAATAAATAAAACAAAAAAGAGATATTTCAAATTTTAA
- a CDS encoding chemotaxis protein CheW, whose protein sequence is MKVFGIDESTTQSIKEEERVIAFMLNDELIGINIKNVTKITKKLDISPVPKTPEYIIGVMNLRGNIVPVVNLKKMLDLPKSDTIDQEYILIIDTEIGNIGLMIDKVVGAITIENEEILPAPINSIGIDTKYVIGVIITDQEEKEHSKRNLLILLDTDKLFNKKEIQENQE, encoded by the coding sequence ATGAAAGTATTCGGTATAGATGAAAGTACAACCCAATCCATTAAGGAAGAAGAGCGCGTAATAGCTTTTATGCTCAATGACGAACTTATCGGGATTAATATAAAAAATGTAACAAAAATCACAAAAAAACTAGATATTTCACCTGTACCAAAAACTCCCGAATATATTATTGGTGTTATGAATCTACGAGGAAACATAGTACCTGTAGTCAATCTAAAAAAAATGCTTGATCTTCCAAAAAGTGATACAATCGATCAAGAATATATTTTAATTATAGATACTGAAATCGGAAATATTGGTCTTATGATTGACAAAGTTGTCGGAGCAATTACAATAGAAAATGAAGAAATTCTTCCAGCTCCTATAAACTCCATAGGAATTGATACAAAATATGTAATAGGAGTTATTATCACAGACCAAGAAGAGAAAGAGCATTCGAAACGGAATCTTTTAATTTTGCTCGACACAGATAAACTCTTCAATAAAAAAGAGATTCAAGAAAACCAAGAATAA
- a CDS encoding ParA family protein, whose translation MQQHYKIAVINTKGGVGKSTISMQLLAPFLYEKQGSAISFFEFDDENEDSLSFDKSKIVWLEKVRISGQDLRDTLRDILLMDTSIIMDVGANKTAVYVLEALIDSGMIYALDAVVIPLMDGELDATSAINIYQKVKNAHSEIKTIFALNRWNENREVESQFDIFLGDKYGFFDTKGVINYISEKDRNYLVLADSDAIKYSRAFGITLWEMAQQDIDVDQELKEAITNGATKEVIKRLSFKKSLKSDCEKYHDRILQKAFEELEKILTP comes from the coding sequence ATGCAGCAGCACTATAAAATCGCCGTCATCAATACAAAAGGGGGAGTTGGGAAAAGTACGATCAGTATGCAGCTTCTCGCCCCCTTTTTGTATGAAAAGCAGGGCTCGGCAATCTCGTTTTTTGAATTTGACGATGAGAATGAAGACAGCCTCTCCTTTGATAAGAGTAAAATAGTTTGGCTTGAAAAGGTTAGAATCTCCGGACAAGATCTTCGTGATACGCTTCGTGATATCCTTTTGATGGATACAAGTATTATTATGGATGTGGGAGCAAATAAAACAGCGGTTTATGTTTTAGAGGCTTTGATTGATAGTGGTATGATCTATGCCTTGGATGCAGTGGTTATTCCATTGATGGATGGAGAACTTGACGCAACCAGCGCTATCAACATTTATCAAAAAGTTAAAAATGCACACAGTGAAATAAAAACGATTTTCGCTCTGAATAGATGGAACGAAAACAGAGAAGTAGAGTCACAATTTGATATTTTTTTGGGCGATAAGTATGGATTTTTCGATACGAAAGGTGTTATCAATTATATCAGTGAAAAAGATAGAAACTATCTTGTGCTTGCCGATAGTGACGCTATAAAATATTCCAGAGCATTTGGGATAACATTATGGGAGATGGCCCAACAAGATATTGATGTTGATCAAGAGCTTAAAGAGGCTATAACCAATGGTGCTACGAAAGAGGTTATCAAACGTCTTAGCTTTAAAAAATCGTTAAAGAGTGATTGTGAAAAGTATCATGACAGAATTTTACAAAAAGCTTTTGAGGAGTTGGAAAAAATTCTAACTCCTTAA
- the thiC gene encoding phosphomethylpyrimidine synthase ThiC, translating to MRKEWVEKRKKDSVRTQMYYARQGIVTEEMEYVAKVEGLDPELIRKEVARGRMIIPANINHLHQKPMAIGIAAKCKINANIGSSALASDAAGEVEKVKVCQKYGADTIMDLSTGGDLDAIREEVIKHAEVPIGTVPIYQILHDCNNKIEDLTIDKMLEVIERQAQQGVSYFTIHAGFLLRFMPLVAKRKMGIVSRGGSLMAAWMMHYHKENPFYTAFDDILDICRKYDVSLSLGDSLRPGCLADASDDAQLEELKVLGELTLKAWDKDVQVMIEGPGHVPMNQIERNIKIERDYCHEAPFYVLGPLVTDIAAGYDHLASAIGAAMAGWYGASMLCYVTPKEHLGLPNAEDVREGIVAYKIAAHAADIARGRKGARDVDDAMSDARYKFDWNKQFELALDPDRAREYHDETLPQDVFKEAEFCSMCGPKFCSYKITQDILEKHGA from the coding sequence ATGAGAAAAGAGTGGGTTGAAAAACGAAAAAAAGATAGTGTTCGTACACAGATGTATTATGCAAGACAAGGTATTGTCACTGAAGAGATGGAGTATGTTGCAAAAGTCGAAGGACTCGATCCGGAGCTCATCCGAAAAGAGGTGGCACGAGGTCGAATGATCATTCCAGCAAATATCAATCATCTGCATCAAAAGCCGATGGCGATAGGAATCGCAGCAAAGTGTAAAATCAATGCGAATATCGGAAGCTCTGCTTTGGCCAGTGATGCGGCAGGGGAAGTTGAAAAGGTAAAAGTGTGCCAAAAGTACGGTGCCGACACGATTATGGATCTCTCCACGGGAGGCGATCTTGATGCGATACGAGAAGAGGTGATCAAGCATGCGGAAGTTCCCATAGGAACAGTTCCCATCTATCAGATTTTGCATGATTGCAACAATAAAATAGAAGATTTGACTATTGACAAGATGCTAGAAGTGATTGAACGCCAAGCACAGCAAGGGGTGAGCTATTTTACGATCCATGCGGGATTTTTGCTTCGATTCATGCCTTTAGTTGCCAAAAGGAAAATGGGGATCGTTTCTAGGGGCGGTAGTTTGATGGCTGCATGGATGATGCATTACCATAAAGAGAATCCATTCTATACAGCTTTTGACGATATTTTGGATATTTGTCGAAAATATGACGTGAGTCTCTCGTTGGGAGACAGTCTCAGACCTGGTTGCTTGGCTGATGCGAGTGACGATGCACAGCTTGAGGAGTTGAAAGTTTTGGGAGAACTCACTCTCAAAGCATGGGATAAAGATGTGCAGGTAATGATAGAGGGACCTGGACATGTTCCGATGAATCAGATTGAGCGAAATATCAAAATTGAGCGTGACTACTGTCATGAAGCGCCATTTTATGTTTTAGGACCTCTTGTTACAGATATTGCCGCCGGATATGATCATCTCGCAAGTGCCATAGGCGCTGCAATGGCTGGATGGTATGGAGCGAGTATGCTTTGCTATGTCACACCAAAAGAGCATTTGGGTCTTCCGAATGCCGAGGATGTGAGAGAGGGAATAGTTGCATACAAAATTGCGGCCCATGCAGCGGATATTGCCAGAGGAAGAAAAGGGGCACGTGATGTGGATGATGCTATGAGTGATGCAAGATATAAATTTGACTGGAATAAGCAGTTCGAATTGGCACTCGATCCGGATCGAGCGAGAGAGTATCACGATGAGACATTGCCGCAAGATGTTTTTAAAGAAGCGGAATTTTGTTCCATGTGTGGACCAAAGTTTTGTAGCTACAAAATTACACAAGATATCCTCGAAAAACATGGAGCATAG
- a CDS encoding chemotaxis response regulator CheY, whose translation MALPNKNIKILVVDDAPTIRRILKNALKEMGYENVDEAEDGQVALQKLRSGNYQFVITDWNMPNMTGIELVQEIRKDPKLKHLPILMVTAEAKKENIILALKSGVNNYIVKPFTPKVLKEKISAIFTQKNKK comes from the coding sequence ATGGCATTACCAAATAAAAACATAAAAATTTTAGTAGTCGATGATGCACCAACAATCCGCCGAATCCTCAAAAATGCTCTTAAAGAGATGGGTTATGAAAATGTGGATGAAGCAGAAGACGGTCAGGTGGCATTACAAAAATTAAGAAGTGGAAATTATCAATTTGTAATAACAGATTGGAATATGCCAAATATGACAGGAATAGAACTTGTTCAAGAAATTAGAAAAGATCCAAAATTGAAACATCTTCCAATTCTAATGGTTACTGCTGAGGCAAAAAAAGAAAATATTATATTAGCGCTCAAAAGTGGTGTTAACAACTATATCGTAAAGCCCTTTACACCTAAAGTTTTAAAAGAGAAAATCAGTGCCATTTTCACACAAAAAAACAAAAAATAG
- a CDS encoding bifunctional 2-C-methyl-D-erythritol 4-phosphate cytidylyltransferase/2-C-methyl-D-erythritol 2,4-cyclodiphosphate synthase: MSDLTLVLLGAGNSSRFGLDVKKQWLWCGNEPLWLYVTNRFTDMFPFHDVVITAHPKEIPFYKKFCHHTIVKGADTRQQSLLNALEMVKTPYVLVSDIARPCIQKEVVQKIIDNRSKAACIVPYIQPADTVVYKNETIDRNEVKLIQTPQLSSTDILRKALTQGKEFTDESSAIQALGEKVFYILGNRKQHKLTYKEDMKLLNCLQKPSATKRIGNGLDVHAFCEDRKLYLCGIEIPYDKGLAGHSDADVAIHALIDALLGAAGFGDIGELFPDSDETYKDIDSKKLLCETVRLLRACGFVIEHVDLTIVAQNPKIGPFKEKMKESLHDLLQIPYHLINLKATTTEHLGFVGRNEGIAAMATATLHYFDWSEI, translated from the coding sequence TTGTCCGATTTGACACTGGTGTTACTTGGTGCTGGAAATTCAAGTAGATTTGGTCTCGATGTCAAAAAACAGTGGCTTTGGTGCGGCAATGAGCCGCTGTGGCTCTATGTTACGAACAGATTCACAGATATGTTCCCCTTTCACGATGTTGTCATAACTGCCCATCCAAAAGAGATTCCATTTTATAAGAAATTTTGTCACCACACCATAGTAAAAGGAGCCGATACAAGACAGCAGTCTTTGCTCAATGCTCTTGAAATGGTCAAGACGCCTTATGTACTCGTTTCTGATATCGCTCGGCCATGTATTCAAAAAGAGGTTGTCCAAAAGATAATAGACAATAGATCGAAAGCTGCATGTATCGTTCCATATATACAACCTGCAGATACCGTTGTGTATAAAAATGAAACAATAGACAGAAACGAAGTGAAGCTTATCCAGACACCACAACTCTCAAGTACGGATATATTGCGTAAAGCCCTTACCCAAGGAAAAGAGTTTACCGATGAAAGTAGCGCTATTCAAGCATTGGGAGAAAAGGTCTTCTATATTCTAGGCAATAGAAAGCAACACAAGCTTACTTATAAAGAAGATATGAAACTCTTAAACTGTCTACAAAAGCCTTCAGCCACGAAACGTATAGGAAACGGCTTGGATGTACACGCTTTTTGTGAAGATAGAAAACTCTATCTATGTGGAATAGAAATCCCTTACGACAAAGGCCTTGCAGGCCATTCGGACGCAGATGTGGCCATTCATGCCCTCATCGATGCACTCCTTGGAGCAGCCGGTTTTGGTGATATCGGAGAGCTTTTTCCTGACAGCGATGAGACGTACAAAGATATCGACTCGAAAAAACTGCTTTGCGAAACGGTTCGGCTGCTGCGAGCATGCGGTTTTGTAATAGAACATGTCGATCTCACCATCGTTGCACAAAATCCGAAAATCGGTCCGTTTAAAGAGAAAATGAAAGAGAGTCTCCATGATCTTTTACAAATTCCTTATCATTTGATCAATCTTAAAGCAACAACAACGGAACATCTTGGATTTGTAGGAAGAAACGAAGGCATCGCCGCGATGGCGACAGCCACACTACACTATTTTGACTGGAGTGAAATATGA
- a CDS encoding Mrp/NBP35 family ATP-binding protein has protein sequence MLNEAKVQEVLSTVTYPGFTKDIVTFGFVKGIEVNGDRVAVELDITSSAPEVAQQLRDEITKKLELEGAKEVIVNIKQPKMPRETSSRGKNLAPQVKNFVMISSGKGGVGKSTTTVNLAIATAMQGKKVGILDADIYGPNVPRMMGILGVQPEVVGNKVKPIETKYGVEVMSMGVLMEEGQSLIWRGAMIMKAIEQFLRDILWSDLDVLFIDMPPGTGDAQLTLAQSVPVTAGVTVTTPQMVSLDDSRRSLDMFKKLHIPIAGIVENMSGFICPNCSTESDIFGKGTAHDVALEYGTSVLGEIPIEPAIREGGDEGKPVVFFHPESETAKRYHQAANKLWHFIEKVNEEGGASNEMIQPTTPPGVSACSTAGYDAGNQGGGGCGCSH, from the coding sequence ATGCTAAATGAAGCAAAAGTACAGGAGGTTTTATCCACTGTAACATACCCCGGTTTTACGAAAGATATAGTTACTTTTGGATTTGTCAAAGGAATCGAAGTCAATGGGGATAGAGTTGCCGTTGAACTTGATATCACATCCAGTGCACCAGAAGTCGCCCAACAGCTTCGAGATGAAATCACCAAAAAGCTCGAACTTGAAGGTGCAAAAGAGGTGATTGTCAATATCAAGCAACCAAAAATGCCAAGAGAGACATCTAGTAGAGGAAAGAACCTTGCTCCTCAAGTGAAGAATTTCGTCATGATCAGTAGCGGTAAAGGTGGAGTTGGAAAATCGACGACAACTGTGAACCTGGCAATCGCTACTGCAATGCAGGGAAAAAAAGTGGGTATTTTGGACGCAGATATCTATGGTCCGAATGTTCCACGGATGATGGGTATTCTTGGGGTTCAGCCAGAAGTCGTCGGCAATAAAGTGAAGCCAATCGAGACGAAATATGGCGTGGAAGTGATGAGTATGGGCGTTCTTATGGAAGAGGGTCAATCACTCATCTGGCGAGGAGCCATGATCATGAAAGCGATCGAGCAGTTTTTGAGAGACATTTTGTGGAGTGATCTGGATGTGCTTTTTATCGACATGCCTCCAGGAACGGGTGATGCACAGTTGACACTAGCGCAAAGCGTACCCGTTACAGCAGGTGTCACTGTTACTACGCCACAGATGGTGAGCCTCGATGATAGTAGAAGAAGTCTCGACATGTTTAAAAAACTCCATATTCCGATTGCTGGAATAGTAGAAAATATGAGTGGTTTCATCTGTCCAAACTGTAGCACGGAAAGTGACATATTTGGGAAAGGAACGGCCCACGATGTAGCGTTAGAATATGGCACCAGTGTGCTTGGGGAGATTCCGATCGAGCCGGCAATCAGAGAAGGTGGGGACGAGGGTAAACCTGTCGTTTTTTTCCATCCAGAGAGTGAAACAGCAAAACGGTACCATCAAGCAGCGAATAAACTATGGCACTTTATCGAAAAAGTGAATGAAGAGGGCGGTGCAAGCAATGAAATGATCCAGCCAACAACCCCTCCAGGAGTTAGCGCATGTTCAACTGCAGGGTATGATGCAGGGAATCAAGGCGGTGGAGGCTGTGGCTGTTCTCACTAA